The following are from one region of the Sandaracinus amylolyticus genome:
- a CDS encoding OmpA family protein: MFAPDEEEDGERAPVWPAFGDMMACLFGMFALFFTWAVVLEVGTAEELRDERARAAEERARAEADRARAEAERERLAALERALAGPLAAGRISLTDGRIGIRGSVLFDLNSSALKPEGLSVLTDVAPPLATYLGAHDAMIMVSGFTDDLPRRAADGDNWQLSAERALTVVRALIAAGVPSDRVFGAGFGETHPVAPNDTDENRARNRRVEIAPVPRLVGGAP, translated from the coding sequence GTGTTCGCGCCTGACGAAGAAGAGGACGGCGAGCGCGCGCCGGTGTGGCCGGCGTTCGGCGACATGATGGCGTGCCTCTTCGGCATGTTCGCCCTCTTCTTCACGTGGGCGGTCGTGCTCGAGGTCGGCACCGCCGAGGAGCTGCGCGACGAGCGCGCGCGTGCTGCGGAGGAGCGCGCGCGGGCCGAGGCCGACCGTGCGCGCGCCGAGGCCGAGCGCGAGCGGCTCGCCGCGCTGGAGCGCGCGCTCGCGGGCCCGCTCGCGGCGGGGCGCATCAGCCTCACCGATGGGCGCATCGGGATCCGCGGAAGCGTGCTCTTCGATCTGAACTCGTCGGCGCTCAAGCCCGAGGGTCTCTCGGTGCTCACCGACGTCGCACCGCCGCTCGCCACGTACCTCGGCGCGCACGACGCGATGATCATGGTGAGCGGGTTCACCGACGATCTTCCGCGGCGCGCCGCCGACGGCGACAACTGGCAGCTCTCCGCGGAGCGCGCGCTCACCGTCGTGCGCGCGCTGATCGCGGCGGGTGTGCCGAGCGATCGTGTGTTCGGCGCGGGCTTCGGCGAGACGCATCCGGTCGCGCCCAACGACACCGACGAGAACCGCGCGCGCAACCGGCGCGTCGAGATCGCGCCGGTGCCGCGCTTGGTCGGAGGGGCGCCGTGA
- a CDS encoding LysR family transcriptional regulator produces MLEGIDGIRCLVLSVETGSFAAAARKLGVTPSAVSRRVALLERELGVALLARTTRSLRLTHDGQAFHDRCVRALAELDEARDAIAHAKKRPSGLLRVETATNLGRTIVGPSLPRFLDRHPDVQVHLTLRDQLVDPVVEGVDVLVRIGPLASSSLIARKLGETRLLRCASPGYLRKHGTPRTPADLASHRCLGWLDAGRPRPFTFSGEHGTYTQEIAGPCHVNDADVLAQLAASGRGIVTLFDFLARGWLERGELVTVLDEHGNASWPIHALYPPNRHLLPKVRVFLDHLARVFREISPAGVLAGGGRAAHADGRALRRRADVSTLTPRSPTDHSRRR; encoded by the coding sequence GTGCTGGAGGGCATCGACGGCATCCGCTGTCTCGTGCTGAGCGTCGAGACCGGCAGCTTCGCGGCGGCGGCGCGGAAGCTCGGGGTCACTCCGTCGGCGGTGAGCCGTCGCGTCGCGTTGCTCGAGCGCGAGCTCGGCGTCGCGCTGCTCGCGCGCACCACGCGCTCGCTGCGCCTCACCCACGACGGTCAGGCGTTCCACGATCGCTGCGTGCGTGCGCTCGCGGAGCTCGACGAGGCGCGCGACGCGATCGCCCACGCGAAGAAGCGCCCCTCGGGTCTGCTGCGCGTCGAGACCGCGACGAACCTCGGTCGCACGATCGTCGGTCCCTCGCTGCCGCGCTTCCTCGATCGTCATCCCGACGTGCAGGTCCACCTCACGCTGCGCGATCAGCTCGTCGATCCGGTGGTCGAGGGCGTCGACGTGCTGGTGCGCATCGGACCGCTCGCGAGCTCGAGCCTCATCGCGCGCAAGCTCGGCGAGACGCGGCTGCTGCGCTGCGCGTCGCCGGGCTATCTGCGCAAGCACGGCACGCCGCGCACGCCCGCGGATCTCGCGTCGCATCGCTGCCTCGGATGGCTCGACGCGGGCCGCCCGCGGCCCTTCACGTTCTCGGGGGAGCACGGCACGTACACCCAGGAGATCGCCGGGCCCTGTCACGTGAACGATGCCGACGTGCTCGCGCAGCTCGCGGCGTCGGGGCGCGGCATCGTGACGCTCTTCGACTTCCTCGCGCGCGGCTGGCTCGAGCGCGGCGAGCTCGTCACGGTGCTCGACGAGCACGGGAACGCGTCGTGGCCGATCCACGCGCTCTATCCGCCCAACCGGCACCTCCTGCCCAAGGTGCGCGTGTTCCTCGATCACCTCGCGCGCGTGTTCCGCGAGATCAGTCCAGCTGGAGTGCTCGCTGGCGGAGGGCGTGCGGCGCACGCGGACGGGAGGGCCCTCCGCCGGCGAGCCGATGTTTCGACCCTCACTCCTCGGTCACCGACAGATCACTCGCGCCGCCGGTGA
- a CDS encoding MarR family winged helix-turn-helix transcriptional regulator, producing MSRPRKSDRVRPLERALHRVGEAERRLRQAAADRLGLGITDLEALLLLDESGPIAAGRIAEALVITTGAVTGLVDRLERAGWVQRTRGEADRRQVLVELAPARRDVIDAHRASRERLLVEALSGVDDATLSASIALLETAAERLLAGIAAFGQPPVDESAERASEDGTRAPIGSAERGRLRFVSGAPKLTLRGARIRDLYRATFDGKRPQVRVEPDGTVTFQYKGFSWLGRHDLGAELVLTSAVPWTIEIKGGVAQLDADLRDVDVRAIDITGGASECELHLPRPRGTATLRVTGGANHVVVRRPRGAAAQAVVRGGANSLAFDDQRMGSFGATARFATRGWESAADRWSIELTGGASDLSVTEE from the coding sequence GTGTCCCGTCCCCGCAAGTCCGACCGTGTCCGGCCGCTCGAGCGCGCGCTCCATCGCGTGGGCGAGGCCGAGCGCCGCCTCCGCCAGGCCGCTGCGGATCGTCTCGGCCTCGGCATCACGGATCTCGAGGCGCTGCTCCTGCTCGACGAGTCGGGCCCGATCGCCGCGGGGCGCATCGCCGAGGCGCTGGTGATCACCACCGGCGCGGTCACCGGGCTCGTCGATCGCCTCGAGCGCGCGGGCTGGGTGCAGCGCACCCGCGGCGAGGCCGATCGCCGGCAGGTGTTGGTCGAGCTCGCGCCGGCGCGACGCGACGTGATCGACGCGCACCGAGCGTCGCGCGAGCGGCTGCTCGTGGAAGCGCTCTCGGGCGTCGACGACGCGACGCTCTCCGCCAGCATCGCGCTGCTCGAGACCGCGGCGGAGCGCCTGCTCGCGGGCATCGCGGCGTTCGGGCAGCCGCCGGTCGACGAGAGCGCCGAGCGCGCGAGCGAGGACGGCACGCGCGCGCCGATCGGGAGCGCCGAGCGCGGCCGGCTGCGCTTCGTGTCCGGCGCGCCGAAGCTGACGCTGCGCGGGGCGCGCATCCGCGACCTCTACCGCGCAACCTTCGACGGCAAGCGCCCGCAGGTGCGCGTCGAGCCCGACGGCACCGTGACCTTCCAGTACAAGGGCTTCTCCTGGCTCGGCCGTCACGATCTCGGCGCCGAGCTCGTGCTCACCAGCGCGGTGCCGTGGACGATCGAGATCAAGGGCGGCGTCGCCCAGCTCGATGCGGATCTGCGCGACGTGGACGTGCGCGCGATCGACATCACCGGCGGCGCGAGCGAGTGCGAGCTCCACCTGCCGAGGCCGCGCGGCACCGCGACGCTGCGCGTGACCGGCGGCGCGAACCACGTCGTGGTGCGACGCCCGCGCGGCGCGGCGGCGCAGGCGGTGGTCCGCGGTGGCGCGAACAGCCTCGCGTTCGACGATCAGCGCATGGGCTCGTTCGGCGCGACCGCGCGCTTCGCGACACGCGGCTGGGAGAGCGCGGCGGATCGCTGGTCGATCGAGCTCACCGGCGGCGCGAGTGATCTGTCGGTGACCGAGGAGTGA
- a CDS encoding DUF2894 domain-containing protein: protein MSDELAARLRLVEAEGTGDVEGLALVRTLIERAESLPANGRARLLARAEALLDGYRERTPVIVPEPPSPPDDSAWREALAARAHARPPRVRTDERSVEIVSEIRATAASTRAAEQVPEAAGPYNGAAVAARALDELVAIAPGYVGSYIAWLEDLACLADLPAERRTARPKAAARRSRREP, encoded by the coding sequence GTGAGCGACGAGCTCGCGGCGCGACTCCGCCTCGTCGAGGCCGAGGGCACCGGTGACGTCGAGGGGCTCGCGCTCGTGCGCACGCTGATCGAGCGCGCCGAGTCGCTGCCCGCGAACGGTCGCGCGCGCCTCCTCGCACGCGCCGAGGCGCTCCTCGATGGCTACCGCGAGCGCACGCCGGTGATCGTCCCCGAGCCTCCCAGCCCGCCCGACGACAGCGCGTGGCGCGAGGCGCTCGCTGCACGCGCGCACGCGCGTCCGCCGCGGGTGCGCACCGACGAGCGCTCGGTCGAGATCGTCTCCGAGATCCGCGCCACTGCGGCGTCGACGCGCGCGGCCGAGCAGGTCCCCGAAGCTGCGGGCCCCTACAACGGCGCGGCGGTCGCGGCCCGGGCGCTGGACGAGCTCGTCGCGATCGCGCCCGGGTACGTGGGCAGCTACATCGCGTGGCTCGAAGATCTGGCGTGCCTCGCCGATCTCCCGGCCGAGCGCCGCACCGCGCGCCCCAAGGCCGCCGCCCGGCGCTCCCGCCGCGAGCCCTGA
- a CDS encoding FAD-dependent monooxygenase, giving the protein MKRAIVIGAGIAGPCAALALARAGIAATIYETYEPSASLAAGAWLTVAVNGLDAMRTIGVHEQVKAAGFASRAIELCSGTGRVLGTVPIGGTLPDGTVTHTLKRADLYRIVSEEARRRGIEIVHGKRFTGATITRGGRVVASFDDGDGVEGDVLIGADGLRSRVREVIDPGAPRPRYNGLLDVGGFTRSASVELAPGTYRMIFGHRCFFGITVSPSREIWWFANPARAEEPTREALASHDWRAHLIELASADRTPLAEVIAATEGSLIARSQYDVPRVPTWSRGPIVVIGDAAHAASPSSGQGASMAAEDAVELARCLRDVDDVPGALAAYESLRRARVERVVAHGARTGSAKTLGPVGRWARDLVMPWVLRMQSEEANERSLAWLFRHRIEWDAAVA; this is encoded by the coding sequence ATGAAGCGCGCGATCGTGATCGGCGCGGGCATCGCGGGGCCGTGCGCCGCGCTCGCCCTCGCGCGCGCCGGGATCGCGGCGACGATCTACGAGACCTACGAGCCGAGCGCGTCGCTCGCGGCTGGTGCGTGGCTCACGGTCGCGGTGAACGGGCTCGACGCGATGCGCACCATCGGGGTGCACGAGCAAGTGAAGGCGGCGGGGTTCGCGTCGCGCGCGATCGAGCTCTGCAGCGGCACCGGTCGCGTGCTCGGCACGGTGCCGATCGGCGGCACGCTCCCCGACGGCACCGTGACCCACACGCTGAAGCGTGCGGACCTCTACCGCATCGTCTCGGAGGAGGCGCGGCGCCGCGGGATCGAGATCGTGCACGGCAAGCGCTTCACCGGCGCGACCATCACGCGCGGTGGCCGCGTGGTCGCGTCGTTCGACGACGGGGACGGTGTCGAGGGCGACGTGCTGATCGGCGCCGACGGGCTTCGCTCGCGGGTGCGCGAGGTGATCGATCCCGGCGCGCCGCGTCCTCGCTACAACGGGCTCCTCGACGTCGGCGGCTTCACGCGTTCGGCGTCGGTCGAGCTCGCGCCGGGCACGTACCGGATGATCTTCGGGCACCGCTGCTTCTTCGGGATCACGGTGAGCCCCTCGCGCGAGATCTGGTGGTTCGCGAACCCCGCGCGCGCCGAGGAGCCCACGCGCGAAGCGCTCGCGAGCCACGACTGGAGAGCGCATCTGATCGAGCTCGCGTCGGCGGATCGCACTCCGCTCGCCGAGGTGATCGCGGCGACCGAGGGCTCGCTGATCGCGAGGAGCCAGTACGACGTGCCGCGCGTGCCGACCTGGTCGCGCGGGCCGATCGTCGTGATCGGCGATGCAGCGCACGCTGCGTCGCCGTCGTCGGGGCAGGGCGCGTCGATGGCGGCCGAGGACGCGGTCGAGCTCGCGCGATGTCTGCGCGACGTCGACGACGTGCCCGGTGCGCTCGCGGCCTACGAGTCGCTGCGTCGCGCGCGGGTGGAGCGCGTCGTCGCGCACGGCGCGAGGACCGGCAGCGCGAAGACCCTCGGCCCGGTCGGGCGCTGGGCGCGCGATCTGGTCATGCCGTGGGTGCTGCGGATGCAGAGCGAAGAGGCGAACGAGCGCTCGCTCGCGTGGCTCTTCCGGCACCGCATCGAGTGGGACGCCGCGGTCGCCTGA
- a CDS encoding RNA polymerase sigma factor translates to MELEAHLFRRESARLVAALTRVFGVHNLALAEDVVQDAFCRALEVWRTRGVPDNPSAWLTATAKHRALDVMRRERTARTFAPELARLLDDELVEEAFAPHTIRDEQLRMMFSCAHARLPEEARIALILNLLCGFGASEIASALLTGRAAIEKRIARGKKVLASARTLFDLDDAELGARQPTVQRALYVLFNEGYHGASESPVRVELCAEAIQLAALLGEHPRTATPATHALGALMCLHAARLPARMDETGVPIALADQDRARWDARLVAEGLALLERSASGHDVTTYHLESAIAALHASARTLDETDWSTIVTLYDRAMAIAPSPVIALNRAIAIAQRDGPEHGIDAIDAIVDRERLARYPFLPAALGELELRRGNRIAARAHLRNALVLARSDAERRFLEKRLRACE, encoded by the coding sequence GTGGAGCTCGAGGCGCACCTCTTCCGGCGCGAGTCGGCGCGGTTGGTCGCCGCGCTGACGCGCGTCTTCGGCGTGCACAACCTCGCGCTCGCCGAGGACGTCGTGCAGGACGCGTTCTGCCGCGCGCTCGAGGTGTGGCGCACGCGCGGTGTGCCCGACAATCCGTCGGCGTGGCTCACCGCGACCGCGAAGCACCGCGCGCTCGACGTGATGCGCCGCGAGCGCACCGCGCGCACGTTCGCGCCCGAGCTCGCGCGCCTCCTCGACGACGAGCTCGTCGAGGAGGCGTTCGCCCCGCACACGATCCGCGACGAGCAGCTGCGCATGATGTTCTCGTGCGCCCACGCGCGGCTGCCCGAGGAGGCGCGGATCGCGCTGATCCTGAACCTGCTCTGCGGGTTCGGCGCGAGCGAGATCGCGAGCGCGCTGCTCACCGGGCGCGCCGCGATCGAGAAGCGCATCGCGCGCGGCAAGAAGGTGCTCGCGAGCGCGCGCACGCTCTTCGATCTCGACGACGCCGAGCTGGGAGCGCGTCAGCCGACCGTGCAGCGCGCGCTCTACGTGCTGTTCAACGAGGGCTACCACGGCGCGTCGGAGAGCCCGGTGCGCGTCGAGCTGTGCGCCGAGGCGATCCAGCTCGCCGCGCTCCTCGGCGAGCATCCGCGCACCGCGACGCCGGCGACCCACGCGCTCGGCGCGCTGATGTGTCTCCACGCCGCGCGACTGCCGGCGCGGATGGACGAGACCGGCGTGCCGATCGCGCTGGCCGATCAGGATCGCGCCCGCTGGGATGCGCGCCTCGTCGCCGAGGGCCTCGCGCTGCTCGAGCGCTCGGCGAGCGGGCACGACGTCACGACGTACCACCTCGAGTCCGCGATCGCCGCGCTGCACGCGAGCGCGCGCACGCTCGACGAGACCGACTGGAGCACGATCGTGACGCTCTACGATCGTGCGATGGCGATCGCGCCCTCCCCGGTGATCGCGCTCAACCGTGCGATCGCGATCGCGCAGCGCGACGGGCCCGAGCATGGCATCGACGCGATCGACGCGATCGTGGATCGCGAGCGGCTCGCGCGATATCCGTTCCTGCCCGCGGCGCTCGGCGAGCTCGAGCTGCGCCGAGGCAATCGCATTGCCGCACGCGCTCATCTGCGGAACGCGCTGGTGCTCGCGCGCAGCGATGCGGAGCGTCGGTTCCTCGAGAAGCGGCTCCGCGCGTGCGAGTGA
- a CDS encoding zinc-dependent alcohol dehydrogenase family protein produces MSRASEVLEMQAVVIGKPGAGVDAWTLVERARPEPGPGQVLVRMHAASVNYRDLMIAKGLYGGPVKEQLVVLSDGAGEIAALGDGVTGLRVGERVTSAYYPTWHAGPYRAEHESASLGIGRNDGVLAQYVVLPARAVAAMPASLSFEQAATLPCAALTAWQAVFEGASRLVAGESVLVQGTGGVSLFAAQLALASGARVIATSSSEAKLARLQTMGVRDLVHTGTHPEWHEQVLRMTGGEGVDHVLDVGGAATLARSLQAVRVGGRVAVLGLLGGMGQTIDPLPILFRSVTVEGMHVGSVSMLERLSRAIDRLAIQPVVDEVFEVRDAPRALAKLAASTHFGKIVIRVP; encoded by the coding sequence ATGTCTCGCGCATCGGAGGTGCTCGAGATGCAGGCAGTCGTGATCGGGAAGCCGGGCGCAGGTGTGGACGCGTGGACGCTGGTCGAGCGCGCGCGTCCGGAGCCCGGGCCGGGACAGGTGCTGGTGCGGATGCACGCGGCATCGGTGAACTACCGCGACCTGATGATCGCGAAGGGGCTCTACGGCGGTCCGGTGAAGGAGCAGCTCGTGGTGCTCTCGGACGGCGCGGGCGAGATCGCCGCGCTCGGCGACGGCGTGACCGGGCTGCGGGTCGGCGAGCGCGTGACCAGCGCGTACTACCCGACGTGGCACGCCGGGCCCTACCGCGCGGAGCACGAGTCGGCGTCGCTCGGCATCGGTCGCAACGACGGAGTGCTCGCGCAATACGTGGTGCTGCCCGCGCGCGCCGTCGCCGCGATGCCGGCGTCGCTCTCGTTCGAGCAGGCCGCGACGCTGCCCTGCGCCGCGCTGACCGCGTGGCAGGCGGTGTTCGAGGGCGCATCGCGGCTCGTGGCCGGCGAGAGCGTGCTCGTGCAGGGGACGGGCGGCGTCTCGCTCTTCGCGGCGCAGCTCGCGCTCGCGAGCGGTGCGCGGGTGATCGCGACGTCGTCGAGCGAGGCGAAGCTCGCGCGGCTGCAGACGATGGGGGTGCGCGATCTCGTGCACACCGGCACCCATCCGGAGTGGCACGAGCAGGTCCTGCGCATGACCGGGGGCGAGGGTGTCGATCACGTGCTCGACGTGGGCGGCGCGGCGACGCTCGCGCGCTCGCTGCAGGCGGTGCGCGTCGGAGGACGCGTGGCGGTGCTCGGCCTGCTCGGGGGGATGGGGCAGACCATCGATCCGCTGCCGATCCTGTTCCGCAGCGTGACCGTCGAGGGCATGCACGTCGGCTCGGTGTCGATGCTCGAGCGCCTCTCGCGCGCGATCGATCGCCTCGCGATCCAGCCGGTGGTCGACGAGGTCTTCGAGGTGCGCGACGCGCCGCGCGCCCTCGCGAAGCTCGCGGCGAGCACGCACTTCGGGAAGATCGTGATCCGCGTGCCCTGA
- a CDS encoding DUF3348 family protein, translating to MRSRHGAELLPALLDFEGAVQLAQALETPPATTSAGWTPAEAITIARRRLESAEREVRRPLSDPRTGASFGAPERIAHFLERAGVPATRQRKAIASAAHELFAPLEAQMSRRITAVRQLVAEVRREIAPTIAASAPSAARLEQLDAALAQATSVRSDALFSRAIVAMRDAFAADLEVAVLALPKPCDEVPLAAWASARGPVGEHVARCEAFVVASFLHERARLDMLVRNTLGERLA from the coding sequence GTGCGATCGCGACACGGGGCGGAGCTCCTGCCCGCGCTCCTCGACTTCGAAGGCGCGGTGCAGCTCGCGCAGGCGCTCGAGACACCGCCAGCCACCACGAGCGCGGGGTGGACGCCCGCGGAGGCGATCACGATCGCGCGGCGCCGGCTCGAGAGCGCGGAGCGCGAGGTGCGGCGGCCGCTCTCGGATCCTCGGACCGGCGCGTCGTTCGGCGCGCCGGAGCGCATCGCGCATTTCCTCGAGCGCGCGGGGGTGCCCGCGACGCGACAGCGCAAGGCGATCGCGAGCGCGGCGCACGAGCTCTTCGCGCCGCTCGAGGCGCAGATGTCGCGGAGGATCACCGCGGTGCGGCAGCTCGTCGCGGAGGTGCGTCGCGAGATCGCGCCGACGATCGCCGCGAGCGCGCCGAGCGCGGCGCGTCTCGAGCAGCTCGATGCGGCGCTCGCACAGGCGACGTCGGTGCGATCCGATGCGCTCTTCTCGCGCGCGATCGTCGCGATGCGCGATGCGTTCGCGGCGGACCTCGAGGTCGCGGTGCTCGCGCTGCCGAAGCCGTGCGACGAGGTGCCGCTCGCGGCGTGGGCGAGCGCGCGCGGGCCGGTCGGCGAGCACGTCGCGCGCTGCGAGGCGTTCGTGGTCGCGTCGTTCCTGCACGAGCGCGCGCGCCTCGACATGTTGGTGCGCAACACGCTGGGTGAGCGGCTCGCATGA
- a CDS encoding dihydrofolate reductase family protein: protein MRRIVTFERVSTDGYFARPDGSLDWAVPDPELDRDAVSAIPRFDTILLGRRTFEMFEMAWRPAEGAAPSDEDPHEPGRRSDEMRAMGRMIDEATKWVFSRTLAKPTWRNSKLVRAFDPREIEALKRSPGKDVIVFGSGSIVSALTEHGLIDEYQIIVCPVLLGRGRPWLDGASRSSHLALQETKAYRSGNVMLRYTRRGEM, encoded by the coding sequence ATGCGACGCATCGTGACGTTCGAGCGAGTGAGCACCGACGGATACTTCGCGCGCCCCGACGGCAGCCTGGACTGGGCGGTGCCGGATCCCGAGCTCGATCGCGACGCGGTCTCCGCGATCCCGCGCTTCGACACGATCCTGCTCGGCCGCCGCACCTTCGAGATGTTCGAGATGGCGTGGCGACCGGCCGAGGGGGCGGCGCCGAGCGACGAAGATCCCCACGAGCCGGGGCGCCGCTCCGACGAGATGCGCGCGATGGGGCGCATGATCGACGAGGCCACGAAGTGGGTGTTCTCGCGGACGCTCGCGAAGCCGACGTGGCGCAACTCCAAGCTGGTGCGAGCGTTCGATCCGCGCGAGATCGAGGCGCTCAAGCGCAGCCCCGGCAAGGACGTGATCGTGTTCGGCAGCGGCTCGATCGTGTCGGCGCTGACCGAGCACGGGCTGATCGACGAGTACCAGATCATCGTGTGCCCGGTGCTGCTCGGGCGCGGGCGGCCGTGGCTCGACGGCGCGTCGCGCTCGTCGCACCTCGCGCTGCAGGAGACGAAGGCGTACCGATCGGGCAACGTCATGCTGCGCTACACCCGCCGAGGAGAGATGTGA
- a CDS encoding YciI family protein — MSEFVFFFRASDAAQREAMGTPERAQQSMQKWLAWTRELEAGGHLKSGGLPLERDGRVVRGKDVVVTDGPYVEVKDLVAGFIVIEARDIAQAVELSKGCPMLAGGGSVEIRPVIAHMT; from the coding sequence ATGAGCGAGTTCGTCTTCTTCTTCCGCGCGAGCGATGCGGCGCAGCGCGAGGCGATGGGCACGCCCGAGCGCGCGCAGCAGAGCATGCAGAAGTGGCTCGCGTGGACGCGCGAGCTCGAAGCGGGCGGGCACCTGAAGAGCGGTGGTCTGCCGCTCGAGCGAGACGGGCGCGTGGTGCGCGGCAAGGACGTGGTCGTGACCGACGGGCCCTACGTCGAGGTGAAGGATCTCGTCGCGGGCTTCATCGTGATCGAGGCGCGCGACATCGCGCAGGCGGTCGAGCTCTCGAAGGGATGCCCGATGCTGGCGGGCGGAGGCTCGGTCGAGATCCGCCCGGTGATCGCGCACATGACGTGA